The Chitinimonas arctica region ACACGGGCGCCATGAGAAGGTTTCTCTACATGGCGCTCGCGGCGCGCTTGGATTTAGGGGCGCATGGCCCTCAAGGTATTGAGCGTCCCGCAACGCGGGCACTTGATTGTTAAAACGGTGTAGCGGCCTTCGCCTAGTTTGCGGTTGCAATGTCCACAGCGGATGGTTTCCATAATTGTCGCGAGCTTCGGTTGTGCTAGTCTCGCAGCCCCTCAGCGCTGGGGGAGCGGTCTAGCCGGGCTCACTGCCTG contains the following coding sequences:
- a CDS encoding Com family DNA-binding transcriptional regulator, coding for METIRCGHCNRKLGEGRYTVLTIKCPRCGTLNTLRAMRP